The Corynebacterium glaucum genome includes a region encoding these proteins:
- a CDS encoding DUF7782 domain-containing protein produces the protein MRDLVDILTAANFTADGIAAHLGPDATEALYRGEPGVVLAATHAGTQLDGLIRFFLLRRPLPGDQVADLLGSRLALSLIDDSLIRDTPSGDLEVAFDVRPHVVAGHDRIVVSDCDASVTDLVPGHDHVLGVGAASLSLLAATPLSPVETVLDLGTGSGVQALAQADAAERVVATDIHQRALELAKVNLAANGIGNVELRQGAWFEPVADERFDRIVANPPFVVGLPEVGHVYRDSGLSLDGATELVVGEACNHLAADGTACILGAWVHTLDEPWQSRVAGWVPSTGVSAWVLQRDVVDPGMYVSTWLKDESLDPRSREAIKRTEAWLSHFNEHHVHAIGFGWVFIRDIGDAPSEVTAEELRHPFSDPLGPEVEEYFLRAGWLRGRSADELLDSTFVVRPGVALEEVSLADTSAGIGFTREVTRVSRTDGPRFSHKIDAGVRAVLAGLHPQGLSLRDVVGLFAASRSMTSENQLQGLEATAVAAIVDLIRHGIVVPAEIAEVISPTTQRKE, from the coding sequence CGGCGAACCAGGCGTCGTCCTCGCCGCCACCCACGCCGGCACGCAGCTTGACGGGCTCATCCGCTTCTTCCTCCTGCGTCGCCCACTGCCAGGAGACCAGGTTGCAGATCTGCTCGGCTCAAGGCTTGCACTTTCGCTTATCGACGACTCTTTGATCCGCGACACCCCCTCCGGCGATCTGGAGGTGGCGTTCGACGTGCGTCCCCACGTCGTTGCCGGCCACGACCGCATCGTCGTCTCGGACTGCGATGCCTCTGTGACCGACCTCGTTCCGGGCCACGACCATGTGCTCGGCGTCGGCGCCGCGTCGCTTTCTCTATTGGCCGCTACCCCACTGTCCCCTGTCGAAACCGTCCTCGACCTGGGCACCGGTTCCGGGGTACAGGCGCTCGCGCAGGCGGATGCCGCGGAGCGCGTGGTGGCGACCGACATTCACCAGCGAGCGCTTGAACTCGCGAAAGTGAATCTGGCGGCTAACGGCATAGGAAACGTCGAACTTCGACAGGGGGCATGGTTCGAGCCCGTGGCCGATGAGCGTTTCGACCGGATCGTGGCCAACCCGCCGTTCGTCGTCGGTCTGCCGGAGGTGGGCCACGTCTACCGCGATTCCGGGCTCTCACTTGACGGCGCAACTGAGCTCGTCGTCGGAGAGGCGTGCAACCATCTCGCGGCTGATGGCACCGCATGCATCCTCGGTGCGTGGGTGCACACCTTGGACGAGCCATGGCAGTCCCGAGTCGCCGGCTGGGTTCCTTCCACCGGAGTGAGCGCGTGGGTCCTGCAGCGTGATGTAGTGGACCCCGGGATGTACGTGTCCACTTGGTTGAAGGACGAATCGCTCGACCCGCGCTCGCGCGAGGCTATAAAGCGTACCGAAGCTTGGCTTTCTCATTTCAACGAGCATCACGTGCACGCCATCGGCTTCGGCTGGGTCTTTATCCGGGACATCGGCGATGCACCGTCCGAGGTCACCGCTGAGGAGTTGCGTCATCCGTTCAGCGACCCACTGGGACCGGAAGTGGAGGAATACTTCCTGCGAGCTGGGTGGTTGCGCGGCCGAAGCGCTGACGAGCTGCTCGACTCCACCTTTGTAGTACGCCCTGGAGTCGCCCTCGAAGAAGTAAGCCTTGCGGATACCTCGGCGGGGATCGGATTCACACGCGAAGTCACCCGAGTCAGCCGAACCGACGGCCCGAGGTTCTCCCATAAAATTGACGCCGGAGTGCGCGCGGTGCTCGCAGGACTCCACCCTCAGGGGCTATCGCTTCGAGATGTCGTCGGTCTTTTCGCCGCGTCCCGTTCCATGACATCGGAGAACCAGCTGCAGGGACTCGAGGCCACTGCGGTGGCAGCCATCGTGGATTTGATCAGACATGGCATCGTGGTCCCTGCGGAGATCGCCGAGGTGATTTCTCCGACAACCCAGCGGAAGGAATAG
- a CDS encoding sigma-70 family RNA polymerase sigma factor has translation MTQPDHANATETEEVDRGSRRNQTNDNPSADLVRVYLNGIGKTALLDAEEEVELAQQIEVGLYAQHLLDDPDVELTRAMKRDLKILAKEGRKARAHLLEANLRLVVSLAKRYTGRGMPLLDLIQEGNLGLIRAMEKFDYSKGFKFSTYATWWIRQAITRGMADQSRTIRLPVHLVEQVNKLSRIRREMYQSLGREPTNEELAEESGIPESKIEMLLRQSRDPVSLDMPVGADEEAPLGDFIEDAEATDAEDAVVSTLRHDDIEDIINGLEQREQDVIRLRYGLTDGVPRTLDQIGRQYGLSRERVRQIEREVMAKLRVGDRADRLRDYAL, from the coding sequence ATGACTCAACCGGATCATGCCAACGCCACGGAGACCGAAGAGGTCGACCGCGGCAGTCGCCGAAATCAGACGAACGACAACCCATCTGCGGATCTGGTTCGTGTCTATCTGAACGGTATTGGCAAAACTGCGCTTCTCGATGCTGAGGAAGAGGTTGAGCTCGCCCAGCAGATCGAGGTCGGCCTGTACGCCCAGCACTTATTGGATGATCCGGACGTGGAGCTCACCCGCGCCATGAAGCGCGATTTGAAGATCCTGGCGAAGGAAGGACGCAAAGCTCGCGCTCACCTCCTCGAAGCCAACCTCCGTCTCGTTGTCTCTCTTGCGAAGCGCTACACCGGCCGTGGGATGCCGCTGCTGGATCTCATCCAAGAAGGCAACTTGGGCTTGATTCGCGCCATGGAGAAGTTCGACTATTCGAAGGGCTTCAAGTTTTCCACCTACGCCACGTGGTGGATCCGCCAGGCGATTACCCGTGGCATGGCTGACCAGTCACGCACGATCCGTCTCCCAGTCCACCTTGTGGAGCAGGTCAACAAACTCTCCCGCATCCGTCGCGAGATGTACCAGTCCCTGGGCCGCGAGCCGACGAACGAGGAACTCGCAGAGGAGTCTGGCATCCCCGAGTCCAAGATCGAGATGCTGCTCCGCCAATCCCGCGACCCGGTGAGCTTGGACATGCCGGTTGGTGCGGACGAGGAAGCACCCCTCGGCGACTTTATCGAGGATGCCGAGGCAACTGACGCTGAAGACGCTGTGGTCTCCACCCTGCGCCACGACGATATCGAGGACATCATCAACGGGCTCGAACAGCGCGAGCAGGATGTGATCCGTTTGCGGTACGGACTGACCGATGGCGTGCCCCGCACGCTTGATCAGATCGGCCGACAGTATGGTCTCTCGCGCGAGCGAGTCCGTCAGATCGAGCGCGAGGTGATGGCCAAGCTTCGCGTTGGTGATCGCGCCGACCGATTGCGCGATTACGCACTCTAA
- a CDS encoding metal-dependent transcriptional regulator, protein MRDLVDTTEMYLRTVYELEEEGITPLRARIAERLEQSGPTVSQTVARMERDGLIVVERDRSLSLTPEGRALATSVMRKHRLAERLLTDILKLDIDQVHDEACRWEHVMSDAVERRVIDVLADASRSPFGNPIPSIEDTLGSSSAHSQAGTRVIDLRLDAPTKVVVKQINEILQQGTNVQDPLVRLGDLVGEEVTITPTNDGGVVVTTVNDETVEIAPEFAHALRVEITD, encoded by the coding sequence ATGCGTGATCTCGTCGACACCACAGAGATGTATCTGCGCACGGTGTACGAGTTGGAAGAAGAGGGCATCACTCCCCTTCGCGCCCGCATCGCAGAGCGGCTCGAACAGTCCGGCCCAACCGTTTCTCAGACGGTCGCGCGCATGGAGCGCGACGGGTTGATCGTCGTGGAGCGTGATCGCTCACTTTCGCTGACTCCCGAGGGCCGAGCACTGGCAACGTCGGTGATGCGCAAGCACCGTCTCGCCGAACGCCTGCTCACCGACATCCTCAAGCTTGACATCGACCAGGTGCACGACGAAGCGTGCCGCTGGGAACACGTTATGAGCGACGCGGTGGAGCGTCGAGTGATCGATGTTCTCGCGGATGCGAGCCGCTCCCCATTTGGCAACCCGATCCCCTCGATCGAAGACACACTGGGGTCATCGAGTGCGCATTCCCAAGCTGGTACCCGAGTCATCGACTTGCGGCTGGACGCTCCAACCAAGGTCGTCGTAAAGCAAATTAACGAGATCCTCCAACAGGGAACCAACGTGCAGGATCCGTTAGTCCGTCTCGGCGATCTGGTAGGAGAAGAGGTCACCATCACCCCCACAAACGACGGCGGCGTGGTCGTGACCACTGTTAACGACGAAACCGTCGAGATAGCCCCAGAATTCGCCCACGCACTGCGCGTCGAGATCACGGACTAG
- a CDS encoding PAC2 family protein gives MSDEHRMYELEYPSPAVGEGAPAGPTLIIAMQGYADAGHAVEGSAQHLKAALESRTVATFNNDELIDYRSRRPVVTLHQHEISNIDDLELDMRVLRDTEGKPFLLLSGPEPDLRWEAFSEAVADLVERFDVAETICLYAAPMGAPHTRPLVVSAHGNARNLVGSMFTFDGMVSIPGSAAILIERELHKRGRSVAGYTAHVPHYVAASPYPHAMFQLLQSVEDSAKLKFPLRSLEQDMAKVSRQLAEQTAESEEIAQVVQALEQHYDSEMEEYRSRNPEAMMPGEAQVPTGDEISEAFENFLAAIEDRDRDRVGTQELPLASDERQRLSDHYFIDPLEGTDIDETGAEDTDDPDNSLDDDDE, from the coding sequence ATGTCGGACGAGCACCGCATGTACGAGCTTGAGTATCCTTCGCCTGCTGTCGGCGAGGGAGCACCCGCCGGCCCCACCCTCATCATTGCGATGCAGGGCTACGCCGATGCCGGGCACGCGGTGGAAGGCTCCGCACAGCATCTGAAAGCTGCGCTTGAATCCCGAACCGTCGCGACGTTCAACAACGATGAGTTGATTGATTACCGCTCGCGTCGTCCAGTCGTCACGCTGCACCAGCACGAGATCTCCAATATCGATGATCTTGAATTGGATATGCGCGTCCTCCGCGACACCGAGGGGAAGCCGTTCCTCCTGCTTTCCGGCCCCGAGCCGGATCTGCGATGGGAGGCTTTTAGTGAGGCGGTGGCGGATCTGGTGGAGCGCTTCGATGTCGCCGAAACCATTTGCCTCTACGCTGCCCCGATGGGTGCTCCGCACACCCGGCCACTTGTGGTGTCGGCACACGGCAACGCCCGCAACCTCGTCGGTTCGATGTTCACCTTCGACGGTATGGTGTCCATCCCCGGTTCTGCGGCGATTCTCATCGAGCGCGAACTGCACAAGCGTGGTCGATCCGTGGCCGGGTACACCGCGCACGTGCCACACTATGTGGCGGCATCACCGTACCCACATGCCATGTTCCAACTTCTTCAGTCCGTTGAAGATTCTGCGAAGCTGAAGTTCCCTCTGCGCTCGCTCGAGCAAGACATGGCAAAGGTGTCACGCCAACTTGCTGAGCAGACTGCGGAATCTGAGGAGATCGCCCAGGTCGTCCAGGCACTCGAGCAGCATTACGATTCCGAGATGGAGGAATACCGCAGCCGCAACCCGGAGGCGATGATGCCTGGTGAAGCGCAGGTGCCTACCGGAGACGAGATCAGCGAGGCGTTCGAAAACTTCCTCGCTGCGATTGAGGACCGCGACCGCGACCGGGTGGGCACCCAGGAGCTTCCACTTGCCAGCGACGAGCGCCAGCGTCTCTCCGATCACTATTTCATCGACCCGCTCGAAGGCACCGACATCGACGAGACGGGTGCCGAGGACACCGACGATCCCGATAACAGCCTCGATGATGACGACGAGTAG
- the dtd gene encoding D-aminoacyl-tRNA deacylase yields the protein MKAVLTRVSRASVTVDGETVGAIECPETGGVLALVGVGADDDASSWETMARKIAELRILEGERSVVDAGAPVLLVSQFTLMGRTAKGRRPSWADAAAGEVAEPVIAKIADELRSRGIHVEEGRFGAKMKVESVNEGPFTVVVES from the coding sequence ATGAAGGCGGTACTCACACGAGTTTCACGCGCGTCGGTCACCGTAGATGGCGAGACGGTTGGGGCTATCGAGTGTCCGGAGACTGGCGGCGTGCTCGCCCTCGTCGGTGTAGGGGCGGATGACGACGCTTCCTCCTGGGAGACCATGGCGCGCAAGATAGCTGAGCTACGCATTCTTGAAGGCGAGCGCTCCGTTGTCGACGCCGGCGCGCCAGTACTTTTGGTCAGCCAGTTCACGCTCATGGGGCGCACAGCGAAGGGCCGGCGACCATCGTGGGCAGATGCCGCAGCCGGCGAGGTGGCCGAGCCGGTGATAGCAAAGATCGCAGACGAGCTCCGCTCGCGTGGTATCCATGTCGAGGAAGGGCGGTTTGGAGCCAAGATGAAGGTGGAAAGCGTGAATGAGGGTCCCTTTACCGTCGTCGTTGAATCGTGA
- a CDS encoding DEAD/DEAH box helicase produces the protein MTLTAALPDLADVPESLFEDAVWESFQQWTASRGISLYPAQEEASLALLAGDNVILATPTGSGKSMVANAAHFIAMARGQRSFYTAPIKALVSEKFFALCEIFGPENVGMMTGDATVNGNAPIIAATAEIVANIALREGKHARIDQVVMDEFHYYSEPERGWAWQVPLLELPHAQFLLMSATLGDTQWLQDDLTERTGRTTTLVGGSQRPVPLDFHYVFTPVHETIQQLLEDGKAPIYVVHFSQREATERAQALTSMNIVTAEEKARIAEEIGDFRFTTTFGKTLSKLLRRGIGIHHAGMLPKYRRLVERLSQTGLLKVICGTDTLGVGINVPIRTVLMTGLAKYDGTRSRVLKSREFHQIAGRAGRAGFDTEGTVVVEAPEHEIENVKLRRKAGDDPKKLKKIRKKSARDGEVSWSEKTFQRLTTAEPEELTSQFSVSNSMLLNVVARPGDGYEHMRHLLRTNHDARAKQNRDILTAIELFRGLVKADIVERTPDSPAFRPYTLTRELDRDFALNQPLSPFALAFLTLLDPESETYTFDVISTFEAILEDPRQLLQAQQKAARGEEIAALKAEGVDFADRMAIIEEVTYPKPLEDELEDAFETFTEGNPWAKEFELKPKSVVRDMIEHAMTFSDLIATYGLARSEGVVLRYLTDAWRTLSHSIPDAYMNEELEDIVVWLGELIRQVDSSLIDEWAHMTDDDAPISQETLDRELAFGVEDPTALTANRRAFIIMVRNYFFRLTELFALEKEDDLAEMLDYLDPADTVDWPAAMDDYFDEYTDMDTGPDARGPEYFRLSDQSGRKWSVVQVFKDPDEDNAFQLHGVVDLDASDAAGEVRLAHLKLKQV, from the coding sequence GTGACTCTCACTGCCGCACTCCCCGATCTTGCCGACGTTCCCGAATCACTCTTCGAAGACGCGGTGTGGGAGTCGTTCCAACAATGGACTGCGTCACGAGGCATTAGCCTCTACCCCGCCCAGGAGGAAGCCTCACTAGCCCTGTTAGCTGGCGACAACGTCATCCTTGCCACCCCAACCGGCTCGGGCAAGTCAATGGTGGCAAACGCGGCGCATTTCATCGCAATGGCGCGCGGACAACGAAGTTTCTACACCGCTCCAATCAAGGCGCTGGTGAGCGAAAAATTCTTCGCTCTGTGCGAAATCTTTGGCCCGGAAAACGTCGGCATGATGACAGGAGATGCCACTGTTAACGGCAACGCTCCAATCATCGCAGCCACCGCTGAAATCGTCGCTAACATCGCACTGCGCGAAGGCAAGCACGCGCGCATCGACCAGGTAGTCATGGACGAGTTCCACTACTACTCCGAACCAGAGCGCGGCTGGGCATGGCAAGTGCCGCTCCTCGAGCTCCCGCATGCGCAGTTCTTACTCATGTCCGCAACCCTGGGCGACACGCAGTGGCTGCAAGACGACCTCACCGAAAGAACCGGCCGCACAACCACCCTCGTCGGCGGCTCACAGCGCCCGGTGCCTCTTGACTTTCATTACGTCTTCACTCCCGTCCACGAGACGATCCAGCAACTGCTCGAGGACGGCAAGGCCCCGATCTACGTCGTCCACTTCTCGCAACGCGAAGCCACCGAACGGGCGCAAGCGCTCACGAGCATGAACATCGTCACAGCCGAAGAAAAGGCCCGGATCGCCGAAGAGATCGGGGATTTCCGTTTCACAACGACGTTCGGCAAAACCCTCTCGAAGCTGCTGCGTCGCGGCATCGGCATCCACCACGCGGGAATGCTGCCAAAGTATCGACGCCTCGTTGAGCGGCTTTCCCAAACCGGGCTGCTCAAGGTGATTTGCGGCACCGACACGCTCGGCGTCGGCATTAACGTGCCGATCCGCACCGTGTTGATGACGGGCTTGGCTAAGTACGACGGCACCCGCAGCCGCGTACTCAAGTCCCGCGAGTTCCACCAGATTGCGGGGCGCGCGGGACGCGCCGGGTTCGACACGGAAGGCACTGTGGTCGTTGAAGCGCCGGAGCACGAGATTGAGAACGTCAAGCTGCGTCGCAAGGCAGGCGACGACCCGAAAAAGCTGAAGAAGATCCGCAAAAAGTCCGCGCGAGATGGTGAGGTCTCCTGGTCGGAGAAAACCTTCCAGCGGCTCACCACGGCAGAACCGGAGGAGCTCACCAGCCAGTTCTCGGTGTCGAACTCGATGCTGCTGAACGTCGTCGCCCGCCCGGGCGACGGCTACGAGCACATGCGCCACCTCTTGCGCACCAACCACGACGCACGCGCAAAGCAAAACCGCGACATCTTGACCGCCATTGAGCTCTTCCGCGGCCTGGTCAAGGCGGACATTGTGGAGCGCACACCGGATTCACCCGCGTTTCGTCCATACACGCTCACCCGCGAGCTTGACCGCGACTTCGCCCTCAACCAGCCCCTTTCCCCTTTCGCTCTCGCGTTCTTGACGCTGCTTGATCCGGAGTCGGAGACGTACACATTCGACGTGATTTCGACTTTCGAGGCGATCCTTGAAGATCCGCGCCAGCTCCTGCAGGCCCAACAAAAGGCGGCACGCGGCGAAGAGATCGCAGCACTCAAGGCCGAGGGAGTGGATTTCGCCGACCGCATGGCAATTATCGAGGAGGTGACTTATCCCAAGCCGCTCGAGGACGAGCTTGAAGACGCATTCGAGACGTTCACCGAGGGCAATCCGTGGGCCAAGGAATTCGAACTTAAGCCGAAGTCGGTGGTGCGCGACATGATCGAGCACGCCATGACGTTTTCCGACCTCATCGCCACCTACGGGCTCGCGCGCTCAGAAGGCGTAGTGTTGCGCTACCTCACCGATGCGTGGCGCACGCTGAGCCATTCAATCCCCGATGCGTACATGAACGAAGAGCTCGAGGACATCGTGGTGTGGCTCGGGGAGCTCATCCGTCAAGTCGACTCTTCGCTTATCGACGAATGGGCGCACATGACCGACGATGACGCCCCGATTTCCCAGGAGACGCTCGACCGTGAACTGGCCTTTGGGGTGGAAGACCCCACGGCGCTCACCGCGAACCGCCGCGCGTTCATCATCATGGTTCGCAACTACTTCTTCCGGTTGACCGAGTTGTTCGCGCTGGAGAAGGAAGACGATTTGGCAGAGATGCTGGATTACCTCGATCCCGCCGACACCGTGGATTGGCCGGCGGCGATGGACGACTACTTTGACGAGTACACGGACATGGACACCGGCCCGGACGCTCGCGGCCCCGAGTACTTCCGTCTTTCAGATCAATCTGGACGCAAGTGGTCCGTGGTCCAAGTCTTCAAGGATCCGGACGAGGATAACGCGTTCCAGCTCCACGGTGTGGTGGACCTCGACGCATCGGATGCGGCCGGCGAGGTGCGCCTCGCTCACCTGAAACTTAAGCAGGTGTAA
- the galE gene encoding UDP-glucose 4-epimerase GalE codes for MKLVVTGGAGYVGSVCADALLEAGHKVVIIDDFSTGNPDAVPSGAELVAGTIDDVIDEVLAAGDVDGVLHFAARSLVGESMEDPAEYWHYNLGVSLTLLDAMRRHDVKSLVFSSTAATYGEPDQVPIEETAPTHPTNPYGATKLAIDYAITSYCNAYGLAATSLRYFNVAGAHGSIGENHKTETHLIPLVLQVAMGYRDKIFVFGDDWPTQDGTCIRDYIHIRDLADAHILALESNVAGEHRIFNLGSGDGYSVLEVIEMCREVTGHSIPAEVAPRRAGDPAVLVASSEKIKRELGWDPSRTELRRIVEDAWAFAQELGDKSHAAR; via the coding sequence ATGAAGCTTGTAGTTACTGGTGGCGCCGGGTACGTCGGTAGCGTCTGCGCCGATGCACTCTTGGAAGCGGGCCACAAAGTGGTCATTATCGACGACTTCAGCACCGGAAACCCAGATGCTGTGCCCTCTGGTGCCGAGCTCGTCGCCGGCACCATCGACGATGTGATCGATGAGGTCTTAGCTGCTGGTGATGTGGATGGGGTGTTGCACTTCGCAGCTCGTTCACTTGTCGGCGAGTCGATGGAAGATCCTGCCGAATATTGGCACTACAACCTGGGGGTGTCGCTGACGCTCCTCGACGCGATGCGGCGCCACGACGTGAAGTCTCTGGTGTTCTCCTCGACCGCCGCAACCTACGGGGAGCCGGACCAAGTCCCCATCGAAGAGACTGCACCCACGCACCCGACGAATCCGTATGGTGCCACGAAGCTCGCCATCGACTACGCGATCACCTCCTACTGCAACGCATATGGTCTCGCGGCGACCAGCCTGCGGTACTTCAACGTCGCCGGCGCCCATGGCTCCATTGGTGAGAACCACAAGACTGAAACCCACCTCATCCCTCTAGTCCTGCAGGTTGCAATGGGCTACCGGGACAAGATTTTCGTCTTTGGCGATGATTGGCCGACACAAGACGGCACCTGCATCCGCGACTACATCCATATCCGCGATCTCGCCGACGCGCACATCCTGGCACTGGAATCGAACGTTGCGGGCGAACACCGCATCTTCAATCTTGGCTCGGGTGATGGATACTCCGTGCTTGAAGTGATTGAGATGTGCCGAGAGGTCACCGGCCACTCGATCCCCGCCGAAGTCGCTCCCCGCCGCGCAGGCGACCCTGCGGTTTTGGTGGCATCTTCGGAAAAGATCAAGCGCGAGCTTGGCTGGGACCCGTCCCGAACGGAGCTGCGTCGTATCGTCGAGGATGCGTGGGCATTCGCACAGGAGCTCGGTGACAAGTCGCACGCAGCGCGTTAG
- a CDS encoding NAD(P)/FAD-dependent oxidoreductase, giving the protein MSSRRFTVTKALIVGAGMTGLATAWHLQEYGYEVEVVDRIGVAAGSSWGNAGWLAPGKTIPLSNSSLWAYGPTALFDKHAALDVPVRFDPKLWRFCANFMAHATGRAWDKTMAGLTKADLGALAAFDELEAGGVKATTHESPFIIGFENEQKAGGFLKEVEGAQRHGQEIPFEQITLDDARVHAPMLTDKVGATYRMGGQRFIEPGPYCQAIADSIVERGGKVTTGVEVVKVSSTRKPAVKLATGEWLHADNVVLATGAWLPKLAKDIGVTTLIQAGRGYSFSVETDQPATCPVYLPDPKIACTPYQGRFRIAGTMEFRGPDEPFQPGRIASMIHTTKPFFRGIDWEDRQDEWVGSRPVTPDGLPLVGATKVPNVYTNGGHGMWGIILGPLCGKMLAKQIETGEVDETIAPFDPLRGPFGGL; this is encoded by the coding sequence ATGTCTTCGAGGAGGTTCACTGTGACCAAAGCGCTCATCGTCGGTGCGGGTATGACAGGACTTGCCACCGCGTGGCACCTGCAGGAATACGGGTACGAGGTCGAGGTCGTCGACCGCATCGGCGTCGCCGCCGGCTCATCGTGGGGCAATGCCGGATGGCTCGCACCGGGTAAGACCATACCCCTGTCGAACTCGAGCCTGTGGGCGTACGGTCCGACCGCACTGTTTGATAAGCACGCCGCGCTCGATGTGCCGGTGCGCTTCGACCCGAAGCTGTGGCGCTTCTGCGCCAACTTCATGGCGCACGCCACCGGGCGCGCCTGGGACAAGACCATGGCGGGCCTGACCAAGGCGGACCTCGGAGCTCTGGCCGCCTTCGACGAGCTCGAGGCCGGCGGCGTGAAGGCCACCACGCACGAGAGCCCGTTCATCATCGGTTTCGAAAACGAGCAGAAGGCCGGTGGTTTCCTCAAGGAGGTCGAGGGCGCTCAGCGCCACGGCCAGGAGATCCCGTTCGAGCAGATCACGCTTGACGACGCCCGCGTGCACGCCCCGATGCTCACCGACAAGGTGGGCGCGACCTACCGCATGGGCGGCCAGCGCTTCATCGAGCCGGGCCCGTACTGCCAGGCAATCGCGGACTCCATCGTGGAGCGCGGCGGCAAGGTCACTACTGGTGTGGAGGTCGTGAAGGTTAGCTCCACCCGCAAACCGGCCGTAAAGCTGGCCACCGGCGAGTGGCTGCACGCTGACAACGTCGTGCTGGCCACAGGCGCGTGGCTACCGAAGCTGGCTAAGGACATCGGCGTAACCACGCTGATTCAGGCGGGACGCGGCTACTCCTTCTCAGTGGAGACGGACCAGCCGGCAACCTGCCCGGTATACCTGCCGGACCCGAAGATCGCCTGCACCCCGTACCAGGGCCGCTTCCGTATTGCCGGCACGATGGAGTTCCGCGGCCCGGATGAGCCGTTCCAGCCGGGCCGTATCGCGTCCATGATCCACACCACCAAGCCGTTCTTCCGCGGCATCGATTGGGAAGACCGCCAGGACGAGTGGGTCGGTTCCCGCCCGGTGACCCCGGACGGCCTGCCGCTGGTGGGCGCGACCAAGGTGCCCAACGTGTACACCAACGGCGGCCACGGCATGTGGGGCATCATCCTCGGCCCGCTGTGCGGCAAGATGCTGGCCAAGCAGATCGAGACCGGTGAAGTCGACGAGACCATCGCGCCGTTCGACCCGCTGCGAGGCCCCTTTGGCGGCCTATAA
- a CDS encoding DUF4192 domain-containing protein, whose amino-acid sequence MTQTPHYSSENRSTGALFGPADFIAALPGILGYYPQESAIVVCLLQDDLDGPAYLGPVMRADLCHASRIGDTIKATPLDGVMSFLAIVVSRVPNSQLVRDATEELYALADPDGRALIHACWHVSEIASGTPYCLMFGPAPAELLEAGLGEDWLTGTIASVVSQPTMAPLLAQGALPELDREDTRAFFEPAATGGEETDAVALTRRAYARSRRLRDRVETDPRAALEEIARACKALTTVPDIGFLAADTKLGMREAFPIAVEAEITAAALADRRLRDCLVATALEHPHRAGAGLLAVARGYRGVIRANALSLWAIAAVQLKLASWASVALMCAQEEVPGHSLSEVLLELLRLGEHTSLLHSAELGCAAMWEELEGMNRS is encoded by the coding sequence ATGACTCAGACACCTCATTACTCATCGGAAAACCGCTCCACCGGTGCCCTGTTTGGGCCTGCAGACTTCATCGCCGCGCTTCCTGGCATTCTCGGCTACTACCCTCAGGAATCCGCGATCGTCGTGTGTCTTTTGCAAGACGATCTTGACGGCCCCGCCTACCTCGGGCCCGTCATGCGGGCTGATCTCTGCCACGCGTCGAGAATCGGCGACACAATCAAAGCCACCCCGCTCGATGGTGTCATGAGTTTTCTCGCCATCGTCGTGAGCCGGGTTCCGAACTCACAACTTGTTCGCGACGCCACGGAGGAGTTGTATGCCTTGGCGGACCCGGATGGGCGAGCGTTGATCCACGCGTGCTGGCACGTCTCTGAGATTGCGTCCGGGACTCCGTATTGCCTCATGTTCGGTCCGGCCCCTGCAGAGCTACTTGAGGCGGGTCTGGGTGAAGATTGGTTGACAGGCACCATTGCGTCCGTGGTCTCCCAACCCACAATGGCACCACTGCTGGCGCAAGGCGCACTGCCGGAACTTGACCGGGAAGACACCCGCGCATTCTTCGAACCAGCAGCTACGGGTGGAGAAGAAACCGATGCCGTGGCACTGACGCGGCGGGCGTACGCCCGGAGCCGGCGTCTACGAGACAGGGTTGAGACCGACCCCCGAGCAGCACTCGAGGAGATCGCGCGGGCATGCAAGGCATTGACGACGGTTCCTGATATCGGTTTCCTTGCCGCTGACACCAAACTTGGTATGCGTGAGGCTTTCCCCATCGCGGTAGAGGCGGAGATTACTGCTGCCGCGTTGGCGGACCGCAGGTTGAGAGACTGCTTAGTGGCCACTGCGCTTGAACACCCACACCGGGCAGGTGCCGGCCTCCTTGCCGTGGCACGTGGATACCGGGGAGTGATCCGGGCCAATGCATTGAGCTTGTGGGCCATTGCAGCGGTGCAACTCAAGCTCGCATCGTGGGCGAGCGTTGCCCTGATGTGTGCACAGGAGGAAGTCCCGGGCCACTCGTTGTCGGAGGTACTCCTGGAGCTGCTTCGGCTTGGCGAGCACACCAGCCTCCTGCACTCGGCGGAGCTCGGATGCGCAGCTATGTGGGAGGAGCTGGAAGGAATGAACCGGAGCTAA